In Vigna unguiculata cultivar IT97K-499-35 chromosome 3, ASM411807v1, whole genome shotgun sequence, a single genomic region encodes these proteins:
- the LOC114179905 gene encoding uncharacterized protein LOC114179905 isoform X3, with protein MRPLLRFACVARRHYKAAPPPSPPKAPKKPQKFSFNGITWEDPYSWMSKVSDKVAMRHMDVYMEQEEKYSEAVMSDSEKLLNKLHFEMASRMPFDLSTPPLRWGPWLYYRRVEEAKPYPILCRRLASLNDDFISHNYPPAGFDFTTGKAIEQKLVDYNLEAERFGGYAYEELSEVSPNHQFLAYTMYDKENDYFKLSVRNLNSGSLCSKPQTERVSNLAWAKDGHALLYVVTDQKMRPYRIYYSLIGSTDEDVLLLEESDESVHINIRHTKDFQYVTVNTFSPTSSKVFLINAADPLSGLKVVWECDVIAHCIIEHHQGYLYLFTDAPKGGQSVDYHYLLRSSVDNRSSTRKWEEVLVDDPDLIIEDVDFSDKYLALIVRESKKVQLCSVGLPLPFGKVMEENLLYLGPLKLRKLDLQYLSLPKHVCQISPGPNYDFFSSVTRFIISSPVMPDAVVDYDLATGRWNIIQQQNMLHDRTRILYGKNSASISMESSNSKHSNPVNASFEDYHLWNDLSEFYACEQYEVPSFDGTFIPLTIVFSRNNKTQAKKSGILHGHGAYGELLDKRWRSELKSLLDRGWVVAYADVRGGGGYGKKWHNDGRRTKKHNSINDYISCAKFLIENDIVHENKLAGWGYSAGGLLVASAINRSPDLFRAAVLKLLIMKSLATLGISMIFLQFENILHMIIYERMSFIQLY; from the exons ATGCGCCCTCTGCTCCGTTTCGCATGCGTGGCTCGGCGCCACTACAAGGCGGCGCCACCGCCGAGTCCACCGAAGGCCCCGAAGAAGCCGCAGAAGTTCAGTTTCAATGGCATAACGTGGGAAGACCCTTACAGCTGGATGTCTAAGGTGAGCGACAAGGTGGCGATGCGTCACATGGACGTGTACATGGAGCAAGAGGAGAAGTACAGTGAGGCCGTCATGTCTGACTCAGAGAAACTCCTCAACAAGCTCCACTTCGAAATGGCCTCTCGCATGCCCTTTGACCTCTCCACCCCTCCCCTTCGCTGGGGCCCCTGGCTCTACTACCGCCGCGTCGAAGAGGCCAAACCCTATCCCATCCTCTGCCGAAGGTTGGCTAGCTTGAACGATGATTTCATTTCGCATAACTATCCCCCCGCAGGCTTCGATTTCACTACGGGTAAAGCCATTGAACAGAAGCTCGTTGATTATAATCTAGAAGCCGAGAGGTTTGGAG GTTATGCTTATGAGGAACTCTCTGAAGTTTCACCTAATCATCAGTTTCTTGCATACACTATGTATGATAAAGAAAACGACTACTTCAAGTTATCCGTGAGAAATTTGAATTCAGGTTCGTTGTGCAGTAAGCCTCAGACAGAAAGAGTTTCGAACTTGGCGTGGGCTAAAGACGGACATGCATTGCTTTATGTTGTGACAGATCAGAAAATGAGGCCTTACCG TATCTACTACAGTCTGATTGGATCCACTGATGAAGATGTTTTGCTTTTGGAAGAGTCAGATGAAAGTGTTCATATTAATATTAGGCACACAAAAGACTTCCAATACGTGACTGTGAATACATTCTCTCCCACATCATCAAAG GTCTTTCTAATAAATGCAGCTGACCCGTTGTCTGGCTTGAAAGTAGTTTGGGAATGTGATGTTATAGCACATTGCATAATTGAACATCACCAAGGTtacctttatttatttacagatGCTCCCAAAGGTGGGCAATCAGTTGATTATCATTATCTTCTTCGTAGTTCAGTGGATAATCGTTCAAGTACAAGAAAATGGGAG GAGGTATTAGTGGATGACCCAGATTTAATTATTGAGGATGTTGATTTTAGTGATAAGTACTTAGCCCTCATTGTAAGGGAAAGTAAAAAAGTCCAACTTTGTTCAGTTGGACTACCATTGCCCTTTGGGAAGGTAATGGAAGAGAATTTACTATATCTG GGGCCACTCAAACTGAGGAAGCTGGACCTACAGTACTTGTCATTACCAAAACATGTTTGCCAAATTTCGCCTGGACCAAACTATGACTTTTTCTCTTCTGTCACACGCTTCATAATATCATCACCTGTG ATGCCAGATGCTGTGGTTGATTATGACCTTGCTACGGGTCGGTGGAACATCattcaacaacaaaacatgCTACATGACAGGACAAGAATACTGTACGGTAAAAATTCTGCAAGTATTAGCATGGAGTCCTCAAATTCCAAACACTCCAATCCTGTGAATGCTAGTTTTGAAGATTACCACTTGTGGAATGATCTGTCTGAGTTTTATGCCTGTGAGCAATATGAGGTCCCTTCATTTGATGGAACTTTTATTCCTTTAACTATTGTTTTTTCGCGTAACAATAAGACACAAGCTAAAAAATCGGGGATATTGCATGGACATGGAGCTTATGGTGAATTACTTGATAAACGGTGGCGCAGTGAACTAAAAAGCCTCCTTGATCGAGGTTGGGTTGTTGCATATGCGGATGTTAG AGGTGGAGGTGGTTATGGTAAGAAATGGCATAATGATGGGAGACGCACAAAGAAGCATAACTCAATCAATGATTACATCTCTTGTGCCAAATTTCTCATCGAAAATGATATTGTCCATGAAAACAAATTGGCTGGTTGGGGATATAGTGCTGGAGGACTTTTGGTTGCTTCTGCCATTAATCGTTCTCCAGATTTATTTCGTGCTGCAGTCTTGAAG CTGCTGATTATGAAGAGTTTGGCTACCCTGGGGATCTCGATGATTTTCTTGCAATTCGAGAATATTCTCCATATGATAATATACGAAAGGATGTCCTTTATCCAGCTGTATTAG
- the LOC114179905 gene encoding uncharacterized protein LOC114179905 isoform X2: protein MRPLLRFACVARRHYKAAPPPSPPKAPKKPQKFSFNGITWEDPYSWMSKVSDKVAMRHMDVYMEQEEKYSEAVMSDSEKLLNKLHFEMASRMPFDLSTPPLRWGPWLYYRRVEEAKPYPILCRRLASLNDDFISHNYPPAGFDFTTGKAIEQKLVDYNLEAERFGGYAYEELSEVSPNHQFLAYTMYDKENDYFKLSVRNLNSGSLCSKPQTERVSNLAWAKDGHALLYVVTDQKMRPYRIYYSLIGSTDEDVLLLEESDESVHINIRHTKDFQYVTVNTFSPTSSKVFLINAADPLSGLKVVWECDVIAHCIIEHHQGYLYLFTDAPKGGQSVDYHYLLRSSVDNRSSTRKWEEVLVDDPDLIIEDVDFSDKYLALIVRESKKVQLCSVGLPLPFGKGPLKLRKLDLQYLSLPKHVCQISPGPNYDFFSSVTRFIISSPVMPDAVVDYDLATGRWNIIQQQNMLHDRTRILYGKNSASISMESSNSKHSNPVNASFEDYHLWNDLSEFYACEQYEVPSFDGTFIPLTIVFSRNNKTQAKKSGILHGHGAYGELLDKRWRSELKSLLDRGWVVAYADVRGGGGYGKKWHNDGRRTKKHNSINDYISCAKFLIENDIVHENKLAGWGYSAGGLLVASAINRSPDLFRAAVLKVPFLDATNTLLYPILPLTAADYEEFGYPGDLDDFLAIREYSPYDNIRKDVLYPAVLVTSSFNTRFGVWEAAKWVARVRDLTVYDPKRPILLNLTTDLVEENRYLQSKESALEATFLIKMMES from the exons ATGCGCCCTCTGCTCCGTTTCGCATGCGTGGCTCGGCGCCACTACAAGGCGGCGCCACCGCCGAGTCCACCGAAGGCCCCGAAGAAGCCGCAGAAGTTCAGTTTCAATGGCATAACGTGGGAAGACCCTTACAGCTGGATGTCTAAGGTGAGCGACAAGGTGGCGATGCGTCACATGGACGTGTACATGGAGCAAGAGGAGAAGTACAGTGAGGCCGTCATGTCTGACTCAGAGAAACTCCTCAACAAGCTCCACTTCGAAATGGCCTCTCGCATGCCCTTTGACCTCTCCACCCCTCCCCTTCGCTGGGGCCCCTGGCTCTACTACCGCCGCGTCGAAGAGGCCAAACCCTATCCCATCCTCTGCCGAAGGTTGGCTAGCTTGAACGATGATTTCATTTCGCATAACTATCCCCCCGCAGGCTTCGATTTCACTACGGGTAAAGCCATTGAACAGAAGCTCGTTGATTATAATCTAGAAGCCGAGAGGTTTGGAG GTTATGCTTATGAGGAACTCTCTGAAGTTTCACCTAATCATCAGTTTCTTGCATACACTATGTATGATAAAGAAAACGACTACTTCAAGTTATCCGTGAGAAATTTGAATTCAGGTTCGTTGTGCAGTAAGCCTCAGACAGAAAGAGTTTCGAACTTGGCGTGGGCTAAAGACGGACATGCATTGCTTTATGTTGTGACAGATCAGAAAATGAGGCCTTACCG TATCTACTACAGTCTGATTGGATCCACTGATGAAGATGTTTTGCTTTTGGAAGAGTCAGATGAAAGTGTTCATATTAATATTAGGCACACAAAAGACTTCCAATACGTGACTGTGAATACATTCTCTCCCACATCATCAAAG GTCTTTCTAATAAATGCAGCTGACCCGTTGTCTGGCTTGAAAGTAGTTTGGGAATGTGATGTTATAGCACATTGCATAATTGAACATCACCAAGGTtacctttatttatttacagatGCTCCCAAAGGTGGGCAATCAGTTGATTATCATTATCTTCTTCGTAGTTCAGTGGATAATCGTTCAAGTACAAGAAAATGGGAG GAGGTATTAGTGGATGACCCAGATTTAATTATTGAGGATGTTGATTTTAGTGATAAGTACTTAGCCCTCATTGTAAGGGAAAGTAAAAAAGTCCAACTTTGTTCAGTTGGACTACCATTGCCCTTTGGGAAG GGGCCACTCAAACTGAGGAAGCTGGACCTACAGTACTTGTCATTACCAAAACATGTTTGCCAAATTTCGCCTGGACCAAACTATGACTTTTTCTCTTCTGTCACACGCTTCATAATATCATCACCTGTG ATGCCAGATGCTGTGGTTGATTATGACCTTGCTACGGGTCGGTGGAACATCattcaacaacaaaacatgCTACATGACAGGACAAGAATACTGTACGGTAAAAATTCTGCAAGTATTAGCATGGAGTCCTCAAATTCCAAACACTCCAATCCTGTGAATGCTAGTTTTGAAGATTACCACTTGTGGAATGATCTGTCTGAGTTTTATGCCTGTGAGCAATATGAGGTCCCTTCATTTGATGGAACTTTTATTCCTTTAACTATTGTTTTTTCGCGTAACAATAAGACACAAGCTAAAAAATCGGGGATATTGCATGGACATGGAGCTTATGGTGAATTACTTGATAAACGGTGGCGCAGTGAACTAAAAAGCCTCCTTGATCGAGGTTGGGTTGTTGCATATGCGGATGTTAG AGGTGGAGGTGGTTATGGTAAGAAATGGCATAATGATGGGAGACGCACAAAGAAGCATAACTCAATCAATGATTACATCTCTTGTGCCAAATTTCTCATCGAAAATGATATTGTCCATGAAAACAAATTGGCTGGTTGGGGATATAGTGCTGGAGGACTTTTGGTTGCTTCTGCCATTAATCGTTCTCCAGATTTATTTCGTGCTGCAGTCTTGAAG GTTCCTTTTTTAGATGCTACCAACACTCTTCTGTATCCCATCTTGCCTCTTACAGCTGCTGATTATGAAGAGTTTGGCTACCCTGGGGATCTCGATGATTTTCTTGCAATTCGAGAATATTCTCCATATGATAATATACGAAAGGATGTCCTTTATCCAGCTGTATTAGTAACATCGTCTTTTAATACAAG GTTTGGGGTATGGGAAGCAGCAAAATGGGTTGCACGAGTTCGTGACCTCACAGTATACGACCCTAAGCGGCCAATATTGTTGAATTTGACCACAGATTTAGTAGAAGAAAACCGTTATTTGCAGTCCAAGGAATCGGCATTGGAGGCTACATTTCTCATCAAGATGATGGAATCTTAG
- the LOC114179938 gene encoding extra-large guanine nucleotide-binding protein 1-like yields the protein MSPVRTMTVIADVVSDDEEEYSFAVAYSGPDPAYDLPRAVPIAVDNIPAAKAVAVSHVSFSDEISLPVVQPLSAPELQFSKELKTLNSESTVSPTSVIAFDRSNDGGSGRTTVSPTSVIAFGDAAAEANDACELSSENSFSDNLGTVRDSSVLLLRHSNCEKESLDFNDSSQQDYASTLSSDYPSSHISPLKTNDPEPDSDGKRGPVVSFEEDEYEAKERVKRESARKGRKGSCYRCLKGNRLTEKEVCLVCDAKYCGNCVLRAMGSMPEGRKCVGCIGFPIDESKRGSLGKCSRILKRLLNHLEIRQIMKAERFCEVNQLPPEYICVNGNALSFEELVTLQSCADPPKNLKPGNYWYDKVSGFWGKEGQKPCRIISPHLNVGGPIKPDASNGNTQVFINGREITKVELRMLQLAGVQCAGNPHFWVNEDGSYQEEGQKNTKGCIWGKAGTKLVCALLSLPVPSNSKCSNSCGFLSSNLVTRPVPDHFDHGIVHKLLLLGYTGSGTSTIFKQAKILYKNTPFSEDERESIKLTIQTNVYAYLGILLEGRERFEEESLGNLKKNQSFALDTTGTGPKLGDKTIYSIGTRLKAFSDWLLKTMVAGKLDAIFPAATREYAPLIEELWNDAAIKATYERRNEIELLPSVASYFLERAIEILRTDYEPSDLDILYAEGVTSSNGMASVEFSFPQLAAEDIVDTADLHDSLVRYQLITIHARGLAENCKWLEMFEDVGLVVFCVSLSDYDQFSVDGNGCRTNKMILSRKLFEAIVTHPTFEQMDFLLILNKLDEFEEKIERISLSTCDWLSDFRPVISRHRSGMNSSSINNSPSLSQLASYYIAVKFKRLYSSLTGRNMYVSLVKGLEPDSVDAALTYAKEILKWNEERPNFSLSDNSMYSIEASSFSH from the exons ATGTCGCCGGTCAGGACAATGACGGTGATCGCCGACGTCGTCTCCGACGACGAAGAGGAGTACTCCTTTGCCGTCGCGTACAGCGGACCAGACCCGGCGTATGATCTTCCCCGGGCAGTGCCGATCGCCGTCGACAATATTCCGGCGGCGAAGGCAGTCGCGGTATCGCATGTTTCTTTCTCTGACGAGATTTCGTTGCCGGTGGTGCAACCGCTCTCGGCGCCGGAGCTTCAATTCTCGAAGGAGCTGAAAACACTGAATTCTGAGTCCACTGTTTCTCCGACGTCGGTGATCGCCTTCGACCGGAGCAACGACGGAGGCTCCGGCAGAACCACGGTGTCTCCGACGTCCGTGATCGCCTTTGGAGACGCCGCCGCGGAAGCCAATGACGCGTGCGAGTTGAGTAGCGAAAACTCGTTTTCGGACAATTTAGGAACGGTAAGAGACTCGAGCGTGTTGTTGTTGAGGCATTCGAATTGCGAGAAGGAGAGCTTGGATTTCAACGATTCGAGCCAGCAAGATTACGCTTCCACGTTGAGTTCCGATTATCCATCGTCTCACATTTCTCCTTTGAAAACTAACGATCCCGAACCTGATAGTGACGGTAAACGAGGACCTGTGGTTAGTTTCGAGGAGGATGAATACGAAGCGAAAGAGAGGGTTAAGAGAGAGAGTGCGAGGAAGGGGAGGAAAGGTTCGTGTTATCGTTGCTTGAAAGGGAACAGGTTAACGGAGAAAGAAGTGTGTCTCGTTTGTGATGCTAAGTATTGTGGGAATTGTGTGTTGAGAGCGATGGGTTCTATGCCGGAAGGTCGCAAATGTGTTGGTTGCATTGGGTTTCCTATTGATGAATCTAAGAGGGGTAGTTTGGGGAAGTGTTCGCGGATTTTGAAGAGATTACTTAATCATTTGGAGATTAGACAAATTATGAAGGCGGAGAGGTTTTGTGAAGTGAACCAGCTTCCACCTGAGTATATTTGTGTGAATGGGAACGCTCTTTCTTTTGAGGAACTAGTTACGTTGCAGAGTTGTGCTGACCCTCCGAAGAATTTGAAGCCTGGGAACTATTGGTATGATAAGGTGTCTGGTTTTTGGGGGAAG GAAGGACAAAAGCCTTGTAGAATTATTAGTCCGCATCTGAATGTTGGGGGTCCCATCAAACCAGATGCTAGCAATGGAAACACGCAAGTTTTCATTAATGGAAGAGAAATAACAAAAGTTGAGCTTCGAATGTTGCAG TTGGCAGGAGTTCAGTGTGCTGGTAACCCACATTTTTGGGTCAACGAGGATGGTTCATACCAAGAAGAAGGACAGAAAAATACAAAAGGGTGCATTTGGGGAAAG GCTGGAACGAAGCTTGTATGTGCTTTATTGTCGCTACCAGTTCCTTCTAATTCTAAATGTTCAAATTCATGTGGGTTTCTATCCTCCAATCTGGTTACCAGACCAGTTCCTGATCACTTTGACCATGGAATAGTTCACAAGCTCCTCTTACTTGGTTACACTGGGTCGGGAACAAGCACTATTTTCAAGCAg GCCAAGATTCTTTACAAAAACACTCCGTTCTCAGAAGATGAACGTGAAAGTATAAAGTTGACCATTCAGACCAATGTCTATGCCTATCTTGGCATACTCCTTGAGGGTCGTGAGCGTTTTGAAGAAGAAAGCCTGgggaatttaaagaaaaatcaatCTTTTGCGCTTGACACTACAG GAACCGGTCCAAAACTTGGTGACAAGACAATTTATTCCATTGGCACAAGACTGAAAGCATTTTCTGATTGGCTTCTGAAAACTATGGTTGCGGGAAAGCTTGATGCTATCTTTCCAGCTGCTACTCGTGAGTATGCTCCACTGATTGAGGAGTTATGGAATGATGCAGCCATTAAGGCCACCTATGAAAGAAGAAATGAAATAGAATTGCTACCCAGTGTTGCCAGTTATTTCTTAGAGAGG GCTATTGAGATATTGAGGACTGATTATGAACCCTCGGATTTAGATATTCTCTATGCTGAAGGAGTTACTTCATCCAATGGGATGGCTTCTGTAGAGTTTTCATTTCCTCAATTAGCTGCTGAGGATATTGTCGACACTGCAGATCTACATGATTCTTTAGTTAG GTATCAATTAATTACAATACATGCAAGAGGGCTAGCAGAAAATTGCAAGTGGTTAGAAATGTTCGAGGACGTTGGATTGGTGGTTTTCTGTGTTTCCCTGAGCGACTACGATCAATTTTCTGTTGATGGAAATGGTTGTCGCACAAACAAGATGATTTTGAGCAGGAAGCTTTTCGAAGCCATAGTTACTCATCCTACTTTCGAACAAATGGACTTCCTGTTGATACTAAACAAATTAGATGAGTTTGAGGAGAAAATTGAACGAATCTCACTTAGCACGTGTGATTGGTTATCTGATTTTCGTCCAGTAATTAGTCGACATCGCTCTGGCATGAACAGCAGCAGCATTAACAATAGCCCCTCGCTTTCTCAGCTTGCTTCCTATTACATAGCGGTTAAGTTTAAGAGGCTCTATTCATCTCTTACGGGGCGAAACATGTATGTCTCCTTGGTGAAGGGGCTGGAACCTGATAGTGTTGATGCAGCACTTACATATGCAAAGGAGATTTTGAAGTGGAACGAAGAGAGACCAAACTTTAGCTTGAGTGATAACTCAATGTACAGCATTGAGGCGAGTTCATTCTCTCATTAA
- the LOC114179905 gene encoding uncharacterized protein LOC114179905 isoform X1, with amino-acid sequence MRPLLRFACVARRHYKAAPPPSPPKAPKKPQKFSFNGITWEDPYSWMSKVSDKVAMRHMDVYMEQEEKYSEAVMSDSEKLLNKLHFEMASRMPFDLSTPPLRWGPWLYYRRVEEAKPYPILCRRLASLNDDFISHNYPPAGFDFTTGKAIEQKLVDYNLEAERFGGYAYEELSEVSPNHQFLAYTMYDKENDYFKLSVRNLNSGSLCSKPQTERVSNLAWAKDGHALLYVVTDQKMRPYRIYYSLIGSTDEDVLLLEESDESVHINIRHTKDFQYVTVNTFSPTSSKVFLINAADPLSGLKVVWECDVIAHCIIEHHQGYLYLFTDAPKGGQSVDYHYLLRSSVDNRSSTRKWEEVLVDDPDLIIEDVDFSDKYLALIVRESKKVQLCSVGLPLPFGKVMEENLLYLGPLKLRKLDLQYLSLPKHVCQISPGPNYDFFSSVTRFIISSPVMPDAVVDYDLATGRWNIIQQQNMLHDRTRILYGKNSASISMESSNSKHSNPVNASFEDYHLWNDLSEFYACEQYEVPSFDGTFIPLTIVFSRNNKTQAKKSGILHGHGAYGELLDKRWRSELKSLLDRGWVVAYADVRGGGGYGKKWHNDGRRTKKHNSINDYISCAKFLIENDIVHENKLAGWGYSAGGLLVASAINRSPDLFRAAVLKVPFLDATNTLLYPILPLTAADYEEFGYPGDLDDFLAIREYSPYDNIRKDVLYPAVLVTSSFNTRFGVWEAAKWVARVRDLTVYDPKRPILLNLTTDLVEENRYLQSKESALEATFLIKMMES; translated from the exons ATGCGCCCTCTGCTCCGTTTCGCATGCGTGGCTCGGCGCCACTACAAGGCGGCGCCACCGCCGAGTCCACCGAAGGCCCCGAAGAAGCCGCAGAAGTTCAGTTTCAATGGCATAACGTGGGAAGACCCTTACAGCTGGATGTCTAAGGTGAGCGACAAGGTGGCGATGCGTCACATGGACGTGTACATGGAGCAAGAGGAGAAGTACAGTGAGGCCGTCATGTCTGACTCAGAGAAACTCCTCAACAAGCTCCACTTCGAAATGGCCTCTCGCATGCCCTTTGACCTCTCCACCCCTCCCCTTCGCTGGGGCCCCTGGCTCTACTACCGCCGCGTCGAAGAGGCCAAACCCTATCCCATCCTCTGCCGAAGGTTGGCTAGCTTGAACGATGATTTCATTTCGCATAACTATCCCCCCGCAGGCTTCGATTTCACTACGGGTAAAGCCATTGAACAGAAGCTCGTTGATTATAATCTAGAAGCCGAGAGGTTTGGAG GTTATGCTTATGAGGAACTCTCTGAAGTTTCACCTAATCATCAGTTTCTTGCATACACTATGTATGATAAAGAAAACGACTACTTCAAGTTATCCGTGAGAAATTTGAATTCAGGTTCGTTGTGCAGTAAGCCTCAGACAGAAAGAGTTTCGAACTTGGCGTGGGCTAAAGACGGACATGCATTGCTTTATGTTGTGACAGATCAGAAAATGAGGCCTTACCG TATCTACTACAGTCTGATTGGATCCACTGATGAAGATGTTTTGCTTTTGGAAGAGTCAGATGAAAGTGTTCATATTAATATTAGGCACACAAAAGACTTCCAATACGTGACTGTGAATACATTCTCTCCCACATCATCAAAG GTCTTTCTAATAAATGCAGCTGACCCGTTGTCTGGCTTGAAAGTAGTTTGGGAATGTGATGTTATAGCACATTGCATAATTGAACATCACCAAGGTtacctttatttatttacagatGCTCCCAAAGGTGGGCAATCAGTTGATTATCATTATCTTCTTCGTAGTTCAGTGGATAATCGTTCAAGTACAAGAAAATGGGAG GAGGTATTAGTGGATGACCCAGATTTAATTATTGAGGATGTTGATTTTAGTGATAAGTACTTAGCCCTCATTGTAAGGGAAAGTAAAAAAGTCCAACTTTGTTCAGTTGGACTACCATTGCCCTTTGGGAAGGTAATGGAAGAGAATTTACTATATCTG GGGCCACTCAAACTGAGGAAGCTGGACCTACAGTACTTGTCATTACCAAAACATGTTTGCCAAATTTCGCCTGGACCAAACTATGACTTTTTCTCTTCTGTCACACGCTTCATAATATCATCACCTGTG ATGCCAGATGCTGTGGTTGATTATGACCTTGCTACGGGTCGGTGGAACATCattcaacaacaaaacatgCTACATGACAGGACAAGAATACTGTACGGTAAAAATTCTGCAAGTATTAGCATGGAGTCCTCAAATTCCAAACACTCCAATCCTGTGAATGCTAGTTTTGAAGATTACCACTTGTGGAATGATCTGTCTGAGTTTTATGCCTGTGAGCAATATGAGGTCCCTTCATTTGATGGAACTTTTATTCCTTTAACTATTGTTTTTTCGCGTAACAATAAGACACAAGCTAAAAAATCGGGGATATTGCATGGACATGGAGCTTATGGTGAATTACTTGATAAACGGTGGCGCAGTGAACTAAAAAGCCTCCTTGATCGAGGTTGGGTTGTTGCATATGCGGATGTTAG AGGTGGAGGTGGTTATGGTAAGAAATGGCATAATGATGGGAGACGCACAAAGAAGCATAACTCAATCAATGATTACATCTCTTGTGCCAAATTTCTCATCGAAAATGATATTGTCCATGAAAACAAATTGGCTGGTTGGGGATATAGTGCTGGAGGACTTTTGGTTGCTTCTGCCATTAATCGTTCTCCAGATTTATTTCGTGCTGCAGTCTTGAAG GTTCCTTTTTTAGATGCTACCAACACTCTTCTGTATCCCATCTTGCCTCTTACAGCTGCTGATTATGAAGAGTTTGGCTACCCTGGGGATCTCGATGATTTTCTTGCAATTCGAGAATATTCTCCATATGATAATATACGAAAGGATGTCCTTTATCCAGCTGTATTAGTAACATCGTCTTTTAATACAAG GTTTGGGGTATGGGAAGCAGCAAAATGGGTTGCACGAGTTCGTGACCTCACAGTATACGACCCTAAGCGGCCAATATTGTTGAATTTGACCACAGATTTAGTAGAAGAAAACCGTTATTTGCAGTCCAAGGAATCGGCATTGGAGGCTACATTTCTCATCAAGATGATGGAATCTTAG